From a single Chiloscyllium plagiosum isolate BGI_BamShark_2017 chromosome 27, ASM401019v2, whole genome shotgun sequence genomic region:
- the LOC122563498 gene encoding rho-related GTP-binding protein RhoB-like, protein MTPMRRKLVVVGDGGCGKTSLLFVLSKDEFPEGYVPTIFDTYVADIMVDGRLVELALWDTAGQEDYDRLRPLSYPDTDVILICFSVDSPDSLRNIPDKWMPEVRHFCPGVPVILVGNKRDLRSDQRVRKELARSRKEPVRWEEGRAMAERIGAYDYLECSAKTKEGVWEVFETATRATLKVSSTGCFGCQCVLM, encoded by the coding sequence ATGACTCCCATGAGGAGGAAGCTGGTGGTGGTTGGCGATGGTGGCTGTGGTAAGACCAGCCTGCTGTTTGTCCTCAGCAAGGACGAGTTCCCCGAAGGTTATGTGCCCACCATCTTTGATACTTACGTGGCAGATATCATGGTTGATGGGAGGCTGGTGGAGCTGGCGCTGTGGGACACCGCTGGCCAGGAGGACTATGACCGCCTGCGGCCCCTCTCCTACCCTGACACTGACGTCATCCTCATCTGCTTCTCGGTGGACAGCCCCGACTCACTGAGGAACATTCCAGACAAGTGGATGCCCGAGGTCAGGCACTTCTGTCCCGGTGTGCCGGTGATACTGGTGGGTAACAAGAGGGACCTGCGGAGTGACCAGCGAGTGCGGAAGGAGTTGGCCCGGAGCAGGAAGGAGCCGGTGAGGTGGGAAGAGGGCCGGGCAATGGCCGAGAGGATTGGGGCGTACGATTACCTGGAATGCTCGGCCAAGACCAAGGAAGGCGTCTGGGAGGTTTTCGAAACCGCCACCAGGGCCACCTTGAAAGTCTCGTCAACGGGGTGTTTCGGCTGCCAGTGCGTGCTGATGTAA